From the Chloroflexus aurantiacus J-10-fl genome, one window contains:
- a CDS encoding AAA family ATPase gives MQTAQLASALLNEARKTLVGQEENLTLLLTALLSGGHVLLEGPPGTAKTLMAKTLAQMIQADFRRIQFTPDLMPADVIGIQVFDMKSGEFRLYRGPIFTQILLGDEINRAPAKTQSALLEAMEERQVTIEGQRLPLPEPFFVIATQNPIEYDGTYPLPEAQLDRFLFKIVIGYASRDVETEVLRRYHLGFDAHQLTASGLRPIVSPEALATCRAEITQVQVEQGILDYIVSIIQATRNSPELLVGASLRAGVAMLLAAKTLAAIHDRNYVTPDDVKLLARPVLRHRIILRPEAEIEGLNPDMAINRILNRIEVPR, from the coding sequence ATGCAAACTGCACAATTAGCATCTGCGCTGCTCAACGAAGCCCGCAAAACACTGGTTGGGCAAGAGGAAAATCTGACACTGTTATTAACGGCTCTGCTAAGTGGTGGCCATGTCTTGCTCGAAGGACCACCCGGCACGGCGAAAACCCTCATGGCCAAAACACTGGCGCAAATGATTCAGGCCGACTTTCGGCGCATTCAGTTTACGCCTGATCTGATGCCGGCAGACGTGATAGGGATACAGGTTTTCGATATGAAAAGTGGCGAATTTCGCCTCTATCGCGGACCGATCTTCACGCAGATATTACTGGGTGATGAGATCAATCGGGCGCCGGCGAAGACCCAAAGTGCTCTGTTAGAGGCCATGGAAGAGCGACAGGTCACGATTGAAGGGCAGCGCTTACCATTGCCGGAACCTTTTTTTGTGATCGCCACCCAAAATCCGATTGAGTATGATGGCACGTATCCGTTACCAGAAGCCCAACTCGACCGGTTTCTATTCAAAATTGTGATTGGCTATGCCTCACGGGATGTCGAAACTGAAGTATTACGTCGTTACCATCTCGGTTTCGATGCTCATCAATTGACGGCCAGTGGGTTACGACCGATTGTAAGTCCTGAAGCGCTCGCTACATGTCGGGCTGAAATCACGCAGGTACAGGTCGAGCAAGGCATTCTCGACTACATCGTGTCGATCATACAGGCAACCCGCAACAGTCCTGAACTGCTGGTCGGCGCCTCGTTACGGGCCGGTGTTGCGATGTTGCTGGCTGCCAAAACACTGGCTGCCATTCATGATCGCAATTATGTCACGCCCGATGACGTAAAGTTACTGGCCCGCCCGGTCTTGCGCCATCGGATCATCCTGCGTCCAGAAGCTGAAATTGAAGGGCTAAACCCTGATATGGCTATCAATCGCATCCTCAATCGCATCGAGGTACCGCGCTAG
- a CDS encoding protein kinase domain-containing protein: protein MTTNPVSVPSLPRFYGHYEVEQQIGRGESSRVFRAHHRQIKEHKVALKVLLSQEAARIKRFEQEAQIAARLRHPHISRLLDYGIQNPFHYAVFEYIPGSSLRDLIKGHDQRLPPDQVMAYFQQIADALDYAHSLDIIHRDLSPGNILIDTENHKAYLIDFGIARNPDQSLTSTNVTMGTPGFIAPECMHSATNATHLSDIFSLGVILFLMLTGEKPWYEMPQPGSSLDPFLRIRTLADTGVKLPSEVDRIIRVMLAFEPAHRYTSAGAAAIDFVAVMQRHLSVTQIQSSEPVKVDQTATRRKHIVLIEPNEVELALSGSLFREPLERALMRARQLDETTIKSLIEQWAKRQRFYQPHLGRIAQIQDTKHHNVFFFQLRLLIEQRLDAGTEEEPDSQQKQIPPQRELERWQVELPPPKDFQKHPGGRVIVPGSERVVTCPSCKGHGVHICAMCKGSRRVTVTDQAATTTENAADSSSVARQRVVPCPECQGRGSLPCKRCDSFTRVIQRKLIEWSRWPVEDQAHTDLPDVDEMWLRRTCKAELVYKKRVDRIPKEWLEITEIKEILEQRRKNLNNDSRIVLAELQIHFIPLTEVTLDLGKQGPGERLAIYGFEHNIPPDWRFLHWERIICLSVIALLSIFLMISLAFIING, encoded by the coding sequence ATGACGACTAATCCTGTTTCGGTACCCAGCCTGCCGCGTTTCTACGGTCACTACGAGGTCGAGCAGCAAATTGGGCGCGGCGAGTCGAGCCGTGTCTTCCGCGCCCATCACCGTCAGATCAAAGAGCATAAGGTTGCGCTGAAGGTGCTGTTGAGCCAGGAGGCGGCACGCATTAAGCGTTTCGAGCAGGAGGCGCAAATTGCTGCTCGTCTCCGGCATCCCCATATCTCGCGCTTGCTCGATTACGGCATCCAAAATCCGTTTCACTACGCAGTCTTTGAATATATCCCCGGCAGCTCGTTGCGCGATCTGATCAAGGGCCACGATCAGCGCTTGCCGCCTGATCAGGTGATGGCATATTTTCAGCAGATAGCCGATGCCCTCGATTACGCACATAGCCTCGACATCATCCATCGCGATCTTTCGCCGGGTAATATCCTGATTGATACAGAGAACCATAAAGCTTATTTGATTGACTTTGGGATTGCACGCAACCCCGATCAGTCGTTGACATCGACAAATGTGACGATGGGGACGCCGGGCTTCATCGCGCCGGAATGTATGCATTCGGCAACAAATGCCACCCATCTGTCTGACATTTTCAGCCTGGGGGTGATCCTCTTTCTCATGCTGACCGGTGAGAAGCCGTGGTACGAAATGCCGCAGCCGGGCAGTTCACTCGATCCTTTCTTGCGTATCCGGACACTGGCCGATACCGGGGTGAAGCTCCCCAGTGAGGTTGATCGCATCATTCGGGTTATGCTGGCATTTGAACCTGCTCATCGCTACACGAGTGCCGGGGCAGCGGCCATTGATTTTGTCGCGGTGATGCAGCGTCATTTGAGTGTCACGCAAATCCAGAGCAGTGAGCCGGTCAAAGTCGATCAGACCGCAACCCGGCGTAAGCACATTGTGCTCATCGAGCCGAATGAAGTGGAACTGGCCTTAAGTGGATCATTATTCCGTGAACCGCTCGAACGGGCATTAATGCGCGCCCGTCAGCTTGATGAAACGACAATTAAAAGCCTGATCGAGCAATGGGCGAAGAGACAACGTTTTTATCAACCTCACCTTGGGAGAATTGCCCAGATTCAGGATACGAAGCATCATAATGTCTTCTTCTTCCAACTGCGCCTGCTTATTGAACAGCGCCTGGATGCCGGAACAGAAGAGGAGCCTGATTCGCAGCAGAAACAGATTCCGCCACAACGTGAACTCGAACGCTGGCAGGTCGAGCTACCGCCACCAAAAGATTTTCAGAAACATCCTGGCGGGCGGGTGATCGTGCCGGGTTCCGAACGGGTTGTCACCTGTCCGTCTTGTAAAGGACACGGAGTGCATATCTGCGCGATGTGCAAGGGTAGTCGACGGGTTACAGTGACCGACCAGGCCGCGACAACAACAGAGAATGCTGCGGATTCATCATCGGTTGCCCGTCAACGTGTTGTCCCATGCCCGGAATGTCAGGGACGCGGTTCATTGCCCTGTAAGCGTTGTGACAGTTTCACTCGCGTCATCCAGCGCAAACTTATTGAGTGGTCGCGCTGGCCTGTGGAAGATCAGGCCCACACTGACTTGCCTGATGTTGATGAAATGTGGTTGCGCCGCACCTGTAAAGCCGAACTGGTTTACAAGAAGCGGGTGGATCGCATCCCGAAAGAATGGCTTGAGATCACTGAGATCAAAGAGATTTTAGAACAACGGCGAAAAAACCTCAACAACGATAGCCGTATCGTGTTGGCCGAGTTGCAGATTCATTTCATTCCTCTGACTGAAGTGACGTTAGATCTCGGTAAACAAGGGCCTGGAGAACGTCTTGCAATATACGGCTTCGAGCATAACATTCCACCCGACTGGCGGTTTCTGCATTGGGAGCGAATTATCTGTCTCAGTGTCATTGCCCTGCTGTCCATCTTTTTGATGATCAGCCTTGCTTTCATTATCAATGGCTGA
- a CDS encoding FtsX-like permease family protein, whose protein sequence is MLSRMLVRSSLRWIRQHPWQMLLCIIGVALGVAVVVAIDLANASARRAFQLAGDTVAGQATHQIVGGPTGLPETVYPTIRRQFPTLAAAPVVEGYLTAPALGPGVYQLFGVDPFAEAPFRPYLAGNGAVDLAALLVEPGAALLARTTSEQAGLQPGDQLPVQIGARQTALRIVGVLDPADDLSRRSLAGLVIVDISSAQELLDNTGRLSRIDLIVPEAFDLAALTAQLPAGVTVQPVAARAGTLQQMTAAFELNLTALSLLALIVGMFLIYNTMTFSVVQRRGLWGTLRCVGVSRGQLAGMVLIEAFIISLVGVAAGLVLGVVLGRGLVGLVTQTINDLYFVVTVRDLAIEPLVLIKGTALGIIATLLAALAPTLEAMYTPPRTVLRRSSLEERIRRAIPRLAGGGVGLLLLGGGLLLIPATADTSSLYIAFGGLFAIVIGTALLTPLILMTLMAVLRPILGRAAGMLGNMAARDVVNSLSRTAVAVAALMVAVSVTIGVGIMIGSFRQTVINWLEQSLIADIYLSPPSNVANRIDTTIDPALPAALASLPEVEAITTFRSVQIDLPTGPTTLVAVGSTTDRGRRALRFQQGGDEATWTAWENGAVLISEPLAFRSGLGVGDTLTVRTDRGLRELPIAGVYYDYTSDRGVVRINEATYRQLWDDTALSSLAIYVREGYEVDAVMERVRAISAAYGTIIVNSSRALREGTLIVFDRTFAITSVLQLLATIVAFIGILSALMALQLERTRELGVLRAIGLTPGQLWGVVLGQTSLMGLAAGLLAAPLGLALAVVLTYVINKRSFGWTLEFTLDPTLFVQALAVAIVAALLAGIWPALQMSRTSPAVALRDE, encoded by the coding sequence ATGCTGAGTCGTATGCTTGTACGCAGTTCGCTCCGCTGGATCAGGCAGCATCCCTGGCAGATGTTGCTCTGCATCATCGGGGTTGCATTAGGAGTTGCTGTCGTTGTTGCTATTGATCTCGCCAATGCCAGTGCCCGGCGGGCTTTTCAATTGGCCGGTGATACGGTAGCCGGGCAGGCAACGCATCAGATCGTGGGTGGTCCAACAGGGCTACCCGAAACGGTCTACCCGACTATTCGCCGCCAGTTTCCCACCCTGGCGGCTGCCCCCGTCGTCGAAGGCTACCTGACGGCACCTGCGCTCGGCCCTGGGGTGTATCAGCTCTTTGGCGTTGATCCTTTTGCTGAAGCGCCGTTCCGGCCCTACCTGGCCGGCAATGGTGCGGTTGATCTGGCCGCACTGCTGGTAGAACCAGGTGCTGCTCTGTTGGCCCGCACAACAAGTGAACAGGCCGGTCTACAGCCGGGTGATCAGTTACCGGTTCAGATAGGCGCTCGTCAGACGGCATTACGGATCGTCGGTGTGCTCGATCCGGCGGACGATTTGAGCCGACGGTCACTGGCTGGACTGGTCATTGTCGATATTTCGAGCGCGCAAGAGCTGCTCGACAACACCGGTCGCTTGAGTCGAATTGACCTGATTGTGCCTGAAGCATTTGATCTGGCCGCCCTTACCGCGCAATTACCGGCTGGCGTAACCGTCCAACCTGTGGCAGCGCGAGCCGGCACCTTGCAGCAGATGACAGCAGCGTTCGAGTTAAATCTGACTGCCCTGAGTCTGCTGGCGCTGATTGTGGGCATGTTCCTCATTTACAACACCATGACCTTTAGTGTTGTGCAGCGGCGCGGTTTGTGGGGGACGCTCCGTTGTGTAGGGGTCAGCCGGGGCCAGTTGGCCGGCATGGTGTTGATAGAGGCATTCATCATCAGTCTGGTGGGTGTTGCCGCTGGGCTGGTATTGGGAGTCGTGCTGGGCCGGGGACTGGTTGGTCTGGTCACTCAAACGATCAATGATCTCTATTTCGTAGTCACAGTGCGCGATCTGGCTATCGAGCCGTTGGTGCTGATCAAGGGTACAGCCCTGGGGATCATCGCCACCCTGCTGGCAGCGCTGGCCCCCACGCTGGAAGCAATGTACACGCCGCCACGCACTGTGCTACGTCGTTCGAGCCTTGAAGAACGGATTCGGCGAGCAATCCCCCGTCTGGCCGGAGGTGGTGTCGGTCTTCTGCTGCTGGGAGGGGGACTTCTCCTCATACCTGCTACAGCCGATACAAGCAGCCTCTACATCGCTTTTGGGGGTCTGTTTGCCATCGTGATTGGGACTGCACTACTCACACCACTTATCCTGATGACGCTGATGGCGGTTTTACGACCGATCCTTGGGCGAGCAGCGGGGATGTTGGGCAACATGGCAGCCCGTGATGTCGTCAATAGCCTCTCACGAACGGCGGTAGCAGTGGCTGCACTGATGGTTGCCGTCTCGGTCACTATTGGTGTGGGTATTATGATCGGCAGCTTTCGCCAGACCGTTATCAACTGGCTTGAGCAGAGCCTGATCGCTGATATTTACCTGTCGCCTCCCAGCAATGTTGCTAATCGAATTGACACTACAATCGATCCGGCTTTACCTGCTGCGCTGGCTTCACTACCAGAGGTCGAGGCGATCACAACATTCCGGAGCGTGCAGATCGATCTGCCCACCGGGCCAACAACACTTGTTGCCGTGGGAAGCACAACCGACCGTGGTCGCCGGGCACTGCGCTTTCAACAGGGTGGTGATGAGGCAACCTGGACAGCCTGGGAAAATGGTGCCGTGTTGATTTCTGAACCGCTGGCGTTTCGTAGCGGTCTGGGGGTTGGTGACACCTTAACAGTACGCACTGATCGCGGCCTGCGCGAACTCCCGATTGCCGGCGTCTACTACGATTACACGTCAGATCGCGGCGTTGTCCGCATCAACGAAGCAACGTATCGTCAACTGTGGGACGACACAGCCCTCTCCTCACTGGCGATTTATGTGCGTGAAGGCTATGAGGTTGATGCCGTGATGGAGCGGGTGCGGGCAATCAGCGCTGCCTACGGGACGATCATTGTCAATTCGAGTCGGGCATTGCGCGAAGGGACGCTCATTGTGTTTGATCGAACCTTTGCCATCACCTCTGTACTGCAATTGCTGGCCACCATCGTGGCATTCATCGGTATCCTGAGCGCATTGATGGCCTTACAACTTGAACGCACGCGCGAACTGGGTGTGTTGCGCGCAATCGGCTTAACACCCGGCCAGCTTTGGGGAGTAGTGCTGGGGCAAACCAGTCTGATGGGACTGGCTGCCGGCCTGCTGGCAGCCCCTCTTGGACTGGCACTGGCCGTGGTGCTGACGTATGTGATCAACAAGCGGTCGTTTGGCTGGACGCTGGAATTTACACTCGATCCCACCCTGTTTGTCCAGGCACTGGCAGTAGCGATTGTAGCGGCACTGCTGGCCGGCATCTGGCCGGCGCTACAGATGAGTCGTACCAGTCCGGCGGTGGCCTTACGCGATGAGTAA